One genomic region from Epinephelus moara isolate mb chromosome 8, YSFRI_EMoa_1.0, whole genome shotgun sequence encodes:
- the LOC126394260 gene encoding UDP-glucuronosyltransferase 2A1-like translates to MKLGQHLFVCVVLLLCVTESTNGGNILVWYTEGSHWINMKPVLESLIDRGHQVTVLVPSTSMFMNTSESSRFGHEPFNVSVSMETIKEFYEDYIHFSMYEIDHMSYLKMYIRHMDITKEYLQISLKFLDGVVKSETIMKKLKEGKYDLLLADPIYPGSDLVADILGIPLVLSVRFSLAHNWERHCGQLPTPPSFVPAAMSKLTDKMNFSRRVWNLLFYALHDAVTNNVLWKELDKYYSDVKGKPTSTCEMLGRADIWLMRTYWDFDFPRPFLPNFKFVGGIHCRPAKPLPEDMEEFVQSSGDAGIVVFSLGSFIKNITTDKGNMIASALAQLPQKVLWRYSGEKPATLGANTRIYDWIPQNDLLGHPKTIAFITHGGSNGIYEAIYHGVPMVGIPMFADQPHNMVHMKAKGAAVTVDLNFMKTEDLRDAVNAVIND, encoded by the exons ATGAAGCTGGGGCAACATCTCTTTGTTTGTGTCGTGCTGCTACTTTGTGTGACAGAGAGCACAAATGGAGGGAACATTCTGGTGTGGTACACTGAAGGAAGCCACTGGATTAACATGAAGCCTGTGCTGGAGTCGCTGATCGACAGGGGACACCAGGTGACGGTTCTGGTCCCGAGCACATCAATGTTCATGAACACCAGTGAGTCTTCTCGCTTTGGCCATGAACCCTTCAACGTCTCTGTCTCAATGGAGACCATAAAAGAGTTTTATGAGGATTATATTCACTTCTCCATGTATGAGATTGATCATATGAGCTACTTGAAGATGTACATCAGACACATGGATATCACAAAGGAGTACCTGCAGATTTCTTTGAAGTTTTTGGATGGCGTGGTGAAATCAGAGACCATCATGAAGAAGCTGAAGGAGGGAAAATATGACCTTCTCCTGGCTGACCCCATCTATCCCGGTAGTGACTTAGTAGCAGATATTTTGGGCATCCCCCTGGTCCTCTCCGTGCGATTTTCCCTTGCTCATAACTGGGAGAGACATTGTGGTCAGCTACCCACTCCTCCTTCCTTTGTCCCTGCCGCTATGAGCAAACTGACTGACAAGATGAATTTCTCAAGGAGAGTGTGGAACCTCCTCTTCTACGCACTGCATGATGCTGTGACCAATAATGTTTTGTGGAAAGAATTAGATAAATATTACTCTGATGTCAAAG GAAAACCCACCAGCACCTGTGAGATGTTGGGTAGAGCAGACATCTGGTTGATGCGAACCTACTGGGACTTTGATTTCCCTCGTCCTTTTCTCCCTAACTTCAAATTCGTCGGTGGGATCCACTGCAGACCTGCTAAACCTTTACCAGAG GATATGGAAGAGTTTGTGCAGAGTTCTGGAGATGCTGGCATTGTGGTCTTTAGTTTGGGATCATTCATCAAGAACATCACCACAGATAAGGGAAACATGATAGCCTCAGCTCTTGCTCAGTTACCACAAAAG GTGCTGTGGAGATACAGTGGAGAAAAACCAGCGACTCTGGGTGCAAACACCAGAATATATGACTGGATTCCTCAGAATGACCTACTGG GTCACCCCAAGACCATAGCATTCATCACCCATGGTGGCTCAAATGGGATTTACGAGGCCATCTACCATGGTGTTCCCATGGTGGGCATCCCCATGTTCGCTGACCAGCCACACAACATGGTCCACATGAAGGCTAAGGGAGCTGCAGTTACTGTAGACCTGAACTTCATGAAGACCGAGGACCTGAGAGATGCAGTCAATGCAGTCATCAATGAC